Proteins encoded by one window of Juglans regia cultivar Chandler chromosome 15, Walnut 2.0, whole genome shotgun sequence:
- the LOC108991612 gene encoding patatin-like protein 2 has translation MEAKNIVPLQPPTYGNVITVLSIDGGGIRGLIPGTILDFLESEFQKLDGEDARIADYFDVIAGTSTGGLVTAMITAPNEKNRPVFAAKDIKDFYLNHCPKIFPQNNFPLFPLTAKIFKALSGPKYDGKYLHNLVREKLGSTRMHQTLTNVVIPTFDLKRLQPTVFSSYQVDKNPSLDALLSDVCIATSAAPTYLPPYYFENKDPEGNVREFNLTDGGVAANNPSLLAIGEVTKEILSGSPDFFPIKPMDYGRFLVISLGTGSQKDEEKYKAHDAAKWGILDWLTRGGSTPIIDVFSQASADMVDVHLSEVFQALHSEESYLRIQDDTLSGVVSSVDVATTKNLDDLVKVGDELLKKQVSRVNLDTGLFEPSNSETNAEALIRFAKLLSQERHLRHARSPVGKVKSHDHHK, from the exons ATGGAAGCAAAAAATATTGTACCCCTACAGCCACCCACTTATGGAAATGTAATCACCGTTCTCAGCATTGATGGCGGAGGAATAAGAGGGCTTATCCCAGGAACCATCCTTGATTTCTTAGAATCCGAGTTTCAG AAGCTGGACGGGGAAGATGCAAGAATCGCagattattttgatgtgattGCAGGAACAAGCACAGGCGGCCTTGTGACAGCCATGATAACTGCTCCAAATGAAAAGAACAGACCTGTCTTTGCTGCTAAGGATATCAAGGACTTCTACTTGAACCATTGCCCTAAAATATTCCCACAAAACAA TTTCCCTCTATTTCCACTTACTGCAAAGATCTTCAAAGCCCTTTCCGGACCCAAATACGATGGGAAGTATCTGCATAACCTTGTTAGGGAAAAACTGGGAAGTACAAGAATGCATCAGACTTTGACTAATGTTGTCATCCCAACATTTGATCTCAAGCGACTGCAGCCAACCGTCTTCTCTAGCTATCAG GTAGATAAAAACCCAAGCTTAGATGCATTACTCTCAGATGTATGCATCGCAACCTCAGCTGCACCAACTTATCTTCCACCTTATTACTTCGAAAACAAAGACCCAGAAGGGAACGTCAGAGAATTCAACCTTACAGATGGTGGGGTTGCTGCTAATAATCCG TCTTTACTTGCCATTGGTGAAGTGACAAAGGAGATCCTTAGCGGAAGTCCCGACTTCTTCCCTATAAAGCCGATGGACTATGGCCGGTTTTTGGTCATATCATTAGGAACTGGCTCGCAAAAAGACGAAGAGAAATACAAGGCTCATGATGCAGCCAAGTGGGGCATTCTAGATTGGTTAACCAGAGGTGGTTCCACCCCAATAATTGACGTATTTTCTCAAGCAAGTGCAGATATGGTTGACGTCCATCTCTCTGAGGTTTTCCAAGCCCTTCATTCTGAGGAAAGCTATCTGCGGATTCAG GACGATACACTGAGTGGGGTAGTATCTTCTGTGGACGTTGCCACAACGAAGAACTTGGATGATCTTGTCAAAGTTGGAGATGAATTGCTGAAAAAACAAGTCTCTAGGGTGAATCTGGATACTGGCCTCTTTGAACCTTCAAATAGCGAAACAAACGCAGAGGCTCTCATAAG GTTTGCAAAACTTCTTTCCCAAGAGAGGCATCTTCGCCATGCTAGGTCTCCCGTTGGAAAAGTGAAAAGTCATGATCATCACAAATGA